The Stappia sp. genome window below encodes:
- a CDS encoding multidrug effflux MFS transporter, producing MTSDTSSAPERLHRLGPVEFVALIGALMALNAFAIDIMLPALGDIGAALNVPDDNDRQKVVLVYLFGFGAAQLIYGPLSDRYGRRPVLLGGLALYAAAGVVSVMATTMDQLLLARLLQGIGCAAPRVVAISIVRDCYAGERMGRILSLTMMVFMTVPIIAPSIGQLVLFVASWRAVFLLLTLGGLVMLVWSALRLGETLPPAARRPFAPGALLAAYRRTLTTRIAIGYMCATGVIIGVLFAFVAAAQQIFTETFDLGPAFPVVLAISGASLAVASYLNARLLARFGLRRLSHGALIAFVVIGALQVLAALLAPQSVVLFTALTAAMMFSFGFVGPSFNALALEPLGDIAGTASSMLGFITTAGGAVIGFVVAQTYDGTVLPIAIGFAVLALTALAIVAITEGGRLFRFSAAPG from the coding sequence CCTGCACCGGCTGGGACCGGTCGAATTCGTCGCCCTGATCGGGGCGCTGATGGCGCTCAACGCCTTTGCCATCGACATCATGCTGCCGGCGCTCGGCGACATCGGCGCCGCGCTGAACGTGCCCGACGACAACGACCGGCAGAAGGTCGTCCTGGTCTATCTGTTCGGCTTCGGCGCCGCGCAACTGATCTACGGCCCGCTGTCGGACCGCTACGGCCGGCGCCCGGTGCTGCTCGGCGGACTGGCGCTCTACGCCGCCGCCGGCGTGGTGAGCGTAATGGCGACCACCATGGACCAGCTGCTGCTGGCCCGCCTGCTGCAGGGCATCGGCTGCGCCGCGCCGCGTGTCGTCGCCATCTCCATCGTGCGCGATTGCTACGCCGGCGAACGCATGGGCCGCATCCTGTCGCTGACCATGATGGTGTTCATGACGGTGCCCATCATCGCGCCCTCGATCGGGCAGCTCGTGCTCTTCGTCGCCTCCTGGCGCGCGGTGTTCCTGCTGCTGACGCTCGGTGGGCTCGTCATGCTGGTCTGGAGCGCGCTGCGGCTCGGCGAAACCCTGCCGCCCGCGGCGCGGCGCCCGTTCGCCCCCGGCGCGCTGCTCGCGGCCTACCGCCGCACGCTGACCACCCGGATCGCCATCGGCTACATGTGCGCGACCGGCGTCATCATCGGCGTGCTCTTCGCCTTCGTCGCCGCCGCCCAGCAGATCTTCACCGAGACCTTCGATCTCGGCCCCGCCTTCCCGGTCGTGCTGGCGATCTCGGGGGCCTCGCTCGCCGTCGCCTCCTACCTGAACGCCCGGCTGCTCGCGCGCTTCGGCCTGCGCCGGCTGTCGCATGGCGCGCTGATCGCCTTCGTCGTCATCGGCGCCCTGCAGGTGCTGGCCGCGCTGCTGGCCCCGCAGAGCGTGGTGCTGTTCACCGCCCTGACGGCGGCCATGATGTTCAGCTTCGGCTTCGTCGGCCCGAGCTTCAATGCGCTGGCGCTGGAACCGCTCGGCGATATCGCCGGAACGGCCTCGTCGATGCTTGGCTTCATCACCACCGCGGGCGGCGCGGTGATCGGTTTCGTCGTGGCGCAGACCTACGACGGCACGGTCCTGCCGATCGCCATCGGCTTCGCCGTGCTGGCGCTGACCGCGCTTGCCATCGTGGCGATCACGGAAGGCGGGCGGCTGTTCCGCTTTTCCGCCGCGCCGGGCTGA